The nucleotide sequence TCCCTCGTAGACGGAACCATTACTGACGAAAAATTCGGCAATGATCGCACCGATGACCGCCAAGCCGCTGCTGATTCGCAGCCCCAAAATGATTTGCGAAACGGCACCAGGAATTTGCAAGCGTAGCATCCGTCGCAACCGCCCGGCACCGTACAAAGAAAACAGTTCGTCGTGATCGGTTCGCACCGCCAGCAACCCCGTGGTGCAGTTATTGACGATCGGGAACAAACAGATGATCACGGTCGCAATGACCGCACTGCGAAACGTATAGCCGCTCCAGATCACCAACAGCGGCGCGATGGCCACAATGGGCACCGTTTGCAAGAAGACGACATACGGAAACAACGCGCGGCGCAACAGCGCTGACTGGCTGAACAAAACGGAAAGACCACCACCCACCAAGAATGCGGTGAATAATCCCACCACTGCAGTCAGGCCGGTCACCCACATTCCCCGTAGAATCGCATCGCGTTCTTCCCAGCCCGCTTGAACAACGTCCACGGGAGTGGGCAAAAGAATCTTGGGCAAATCAAACAGCACGACGACCGCGTACCAAACGGCAATCATCGCCACCAACACGGACCCAACGGCGACCACGGTTTGTGCGATCTGCATGAAAGGGCGATTCACGTGCCAGCCTCCATTTGACTGGAACGAGCACCATGATCCTGCACACCGACGCTTGTTCGCAGACGATCGCTGATCGTGCCATAAAACTGGCCGAACTCCGGAGTCCGCCGTTGCTGCTGCGAACGCGGCCATGACAACGGATTGATGATCCCATCGCCGCAGGTCCCATCACGCATCACGAAAATTCGATGCGATAACAAGCAGGCTTCGGCAATGTTGTGGGTCACCAGGATGGCCGTGAAGCAAAGCTGTCGCCACAAACCCAACAGCAATTCCCACAGTTGACCGCGCAAGATGTCGTCCAGCGCGGCGAAGGGTTCATCCAACAACAACAATCGCGGACGAGTCACCAATGCACGTGCAATGGACACACGCATCTGCATGCCACCGGACAACTGATGCGGGAAACGATCGATGGCATCAGCCATGCCAACGGTATCCAGGATCTCCGTCGCCCTGCGGGTGGCGTCGGCGGGATCGCATGATCGAGTCAAACGCAGTGGCAAGCTGACATTTTGCAACGTCGTCCGCCAGGGCAGCAGCGCCGGGTGCTGAAACACAAAGCCCAATTCACCGCGGCGTCCGACCGATGGTGGATCGATGGTGACACCACCGGATGATGGTGACTGCAGCCCGGCGATCGTTCGCAACAGCGTTGTCTTTCCACAACCGCTGGGGCCGATCAGGGCCGAGATCTCACCAGATGCAAATTCGACATCCGCCTGATTAATGACCTTGACGATCTGTCGACCCGCCCCGGGAAATTCTACGCTCAGACGACGACAGCGCACCGCCGACGCACACGCGGTGGGTTCGGCAGCGTTCAAAGGGGCCGCTGGCATCAGTCGGGCGTCATCAACAGGGGTGCAAGCCTAGGACGGTTGGTGTCACGCCGCAGTATAGCAACGCGTCCATCGCTCCCCAGCCCATCACCGCCGCCGTCAGCGGTTCGTTGCGAAAGGACAGGATTCCGAGACAGGCGAGAAATCAGTCGTCTTCTTTGGCCCGCTGGGCAACATCACGAAGCGTGTCTTTGCCGGGGCTCAAGACGACCCGCTGACCGTCGATTTCCAGCACCACGTATTTGCGATTCACTTCCGCCACTTCGCCCGTCACCGTTCCGATTTCGAATCGGTCCCCCACGCGAAGCTTCAACGTTTTTCCGGACGTCCGAACGTTCATCCACGCCGTCCAGTCATCACGTCCTTGAACCAAGGCCGTCAGAACCGTTTGGCTGGCGTGATCAAACTTTGGTTCGGGTTCGGGTTCCTTTTCCACCGGTGGTTCGTTGACGCGAATCTTGACGACCTGCTCGGTCGTTTGCGCGGGATAGCCCTTGTCGGTAGCGCGTACCAGCACCTCGAATTCACCGGTTTCCTTTGGTTCGAACGACAGCGTTCCTGATTGAGCATCCAATTCGACGAAGTCCGGCGCGTCCTCGCCCAATTCATATTCGATCGGATGATCTTCTTCGTCGGCAAAATTGACCCTGGCCGTACTGCGGCGTCCAACGATCCCTTCGATCTGCGAATCACCGCCGAACCGCGGCGCCTTGTTCGGTGGCTCGAAGAAATTTCGATTCAAGATGGCTGATTCGTACGCTGTCATGTCAGGATCGACACGCCACGACGGGGCTTCCGACACGGTGGCTTCGGCAGGCACGGTGGACAAACCGATGGCGTCCACCGCCATGGTGACACGCAGATCACCGGTACGTGACGGCTTGATCGTCAAGTCGGCAATTCGGTGCAGATAGTCCGTCGCATAAAAGGAGTGCAACAAGCGGATGACCGTTGGTAAGTCCGCTGAACCACCAACGCTGAAACGATGGCGTGTGTACAGATCTTTCATCGGCGTCGAATTCACATGACGCACATCGGGCGTATTGATTCCCGTTTCTTTGACCAAGTCCAACAGATACGACGAATAGCGCGCGACGGCGATCTCGCGATCACCGGGCAAGGATCGCACGCGATATTCGCCCATCTGACGTTCCGCCATCGCGCCTTCCAACAGACGCGTGTTGAGATCCAAGGACGTCTGTTTCAAGTTCGCGATCTTTGTGATGCGGTCTTGCTTGGCATTCTTGTATTGGGTGAACATCCATTGCAGGCCGACCACGACCAACAACCCGCCGATTGCCATCGCCAGAAAACGTTCGCGTTGGGTCATGACGTCACCTCCTGGCCGGCATCACTTCCGCCGGCACCATCACCTGAATCTTGCGGAACCGTGTTTGAATCCGCTGGCGTTTGGCCGTCCGAATCGCTGTTTCCAGCGGCTGACTGATTGGCTGCCGCGTTCAACAGATCTTCAAAGGCTTGATACCGTCCGGCTTGAACAAAGTCGGGGGACACCACGATGTCTTCCTTAAAGCTGTATCGATAATACGGCTGCGTGCGATCGAAGGTGGCTCCGTCGCCCATCACACTATGCACTTGGTCGCGAATCGAATCTTCGAATTCTTCGATCAGGTCTGAATCCGTCACACCGCCACGGATGGTCATTGTGCCGCCACCTGTGCGAGTGTTGGACGCACCATGAAATTCGCGAACAATCAAGTCTTGGGCTGGCGGCATTTCTTCGGCTAATCGCTTCATCGCAGTCAACCAGTTCACATCGCCGTTTAAGAACAGATCGACTTGGCCGACTTCCGTGATACTGGTATCAGCCATCTCAACTTGTTCTTGCAGTTTTCCATTGGCCACTTGCAGTCGTTCGATCTCTTGATCCATGCCGGCGAACTGGCGATAAACCATGAAGCCCAACAGCAATACCAAAGCGACCGGAACGCCCACCATCGCGGCGATCCGCCCGCGGTTGCTTTTTGGTTCTGGACGTTTTCGAGGCTGAAGAAAGTCCACCAACCGATCGGCGTGCAATTCGTCGGCAACCAGCAATCCGACCAACGGAGCCAAACGGCCGGTGTGATCGGTCAGTTGGTCCGACGCGGCACGATCCAAGTCGACCAACGTAAACGGGTCCAGGGTTTCGACGTCCAATCCGGTTGCCTGGGCAAGTTCGGCGACGTCTTGTTCGTGAACCTCTTTGCGTCCCCAAAGGACAACGCGACGTTGGTCCGACGCGGCGCCGCATGCCAGCAGGCTCCGCTTCAATTCGCCGGCCAAAGATTTGGAACGAGCGGCCGCTTGAGCGGGCAGTCGCACGGTGCGAACAAAGATCACGCTGCCGCTGTCGGCGATCACAATTTCCGCTTCGTCTCGCAACAAGTCGACCAAGATCACTTGGCCTTCACTCCGTCCCGATGGCCCCGCGGCTAGGAACAACGCGGCACTGGCCAGCGGCCGCAACGCGATCCGCACTGGATTCAAGGTCGCCGATTCGCAAACCTCTTTGACCTCTTTCAGCTTCGACGGCCCGATCGCCGCGGCGATCATTTCGACGCCGGATTCATCCCGATTGGTCACCAGGTAGTCGACCAGGGCACTGTCGCCCGCCGAAGCAAACGATCGGATCGCTTGAAAGCGAACCATGTCGGGTAATTCTTCGTCGGGAACGGCCGGCAGTTGCAATTCACGCAATTCTGCTTTG is from Crateriforma conspicua and encodes:
- a CDS encoding ABC transporter permease, with protein sequence MNRPFMQIAQTVVAVGSVLVAMIAVWYAVVVLFDLPKILLPTPVDVVQAGWEERDAILRGMWVTGLTAVVGLFTAFLVGGGLSVLFSQSALLRRALFPYVVFLQTVPIVAIAPLLVIWSGYTFRSAVIATVIICLFPIVNNCTTGLLAVRTDHDELFSLYGAGRLRRMLRLQIPGAVSQIILGLRISSGLAVIGAIIAEFFVSNGSVYEGLGALMTGWQGRSRTDALIAALFASALLGLVLFGAVQLLAATVLRRWAYTGIYKSS
- a CDS encoding ABC transporter ATP-binding protein; the encoded protein is MPAAPLNAAEPTACASAVRCRRLSVEFPGAGRQIVKVINQADVEFASGEISALIGPSGCGKTTLLRTIAGLQSPSSGGVTIDPPSVGRRGELGFVFQHPALLPWRTTLQNVSLPLRLTRSCDPADATRRATEILDTVGMADAIDRFPHQLSGGMQMRVSIARALVTRPRLLLLDEPFAALDDILRGQLWELLLGLWRQLCFTAILVTHNIAEACLLSHRIFVMRDGTCGDGIINPLSWPRSQQQRRTPEFGQFYGTISDRLRTSVGVQDHGARSSQMEAGT
- a CDS encoding cadherin repeat domain-containing protein, coding for MTQRERFLAMAIGGLLVVVGLQWMFTQYKNAKQDRITKIANLKQTSLDLNTRLLEGAMAERQMGEYRVRSLPGDREIAVARYSSYLLDLVKETGINTPDVRHVNSTPMKDLYTRHRFSVGGSADLPTVIRLLHSFYATDYLHRIADLTIKPSRTGDLRVTMAVDAIGLSTVPAEATVSEAPSWRVDPDMTAYESAILNRNFFEPPNKAPRFGGDSQIEGIVGRRSTARVNFADEEDHPIEYELGEDAPDFVELDAQSGTLSFEPKETGEFEVLVRATDKGYPAQTTEQVVKIRVNEPPVEKEPEPEPKFDHASQTVLTALVQGRDDWTAWMNVRTSGKTLKLRVGDRFEIGTVTGEVAEVNRKYVVLEIDGQRVVLSPGKDTLRDVAQRAKEDD
- the pilM gene encoding type IV pilus biogenesis protein PilM, with the translated sequence MAKKIAIDWDDGELRLVAANCSGSSVKVTDVAVLPLGDKNVHQVLSEQSKQRGWAKHDTLVAIGRGKAELRELQLPAVPDEELPDMVRFQAIRSFASAGDSALVDYLVTNRDESGVEMIAAAIGPSKLKEVKEVCESATLNPVRIALRPLASAALFLAAGPSGRSEGQVILVDLLRDEAEIVIADSGSVIFVRTVRLPAQAAARSKSLAGELKRSLLACGAASDQRRVVLWGRKEVHEQDVAELAQATGLDVETLDPFTLVDLDRAASDQLTDHTGRLAPLVGLLVADELHADRLVDFLQPRKRPEPKSNRGRIAAMVGVPVALVLLLGFMVYRQFAGMDQEIERLQVANGKLQEQVEMADTSITEVGQVDLFLNGDVNWLTAMKRLAEEMPPAQDLIVREFHGASNTRTGGGTMTIRGGVTDSDLIEEFEDSIRDQVHSVMGDGATFDRTQPYYRYSFKEDIVVSPDFVQAGRYQAFEDLLNAAANQSAAGNSDSDGQTPADSNTVPQDSGDGAGGSDAGQEVTS